The following proteins come from a genomic window of Synechococcus sp. BIOS-E4-1:
- a CDS encoding NAD+ synthase — MRVALAQINPVVGDLLGNATRILKSLDSLIETTGSQPDLLVTPELSLWGYPPRDLLFSPTHLQRQREALDALRSGLADRQSDIALLVGIADPADDALHPALFNAITLVQVGGDHVVARKQLLPSYDVFDETRYFRPSHGAGQITLSSGDRNWRLGITICEDLWVDQELHGRRLVGPDPVADLIPSRIDALINCSASPFGRRKAALRRQLAARAAQRLGCPVVYVNQVGGNDELVFDGASFVMGNNDETPLLQLPDCREAIQIWNAADRAPSTITESATTQRTQTEQQEMEALFRTLVTGVKDYAGKCGFQRVLLGLSGGIDSALVAVIAAAALGSDQVQTLLMPSPWSSDGSLRDALKLADRLGIAHTIVPIENLMDGFQATLTPALESLPSGVTAENLQSRIRGTLLMAMANQQGQLLLTTGNKSELAVGYCTLYGDMNGGLAVIGDLYKSTVFALCHWIDSSEASLCRKELALPAEGELIGSAILEKPPSAELRPDQKDSDSLPDYDRLDPLLIDMIEHRLSGQELTAAGHDPEEVQRIENLFRRAEFKRRQAAPLLKVSAQAFGSGWRLPIAAV; from the coding sequence ATGCGCGTTGCCCTGGCCCAGATCAATCCTGTTGTGGGCGACTTGCTGGGCAATGCCACCCGCATTCTGAAAAGTCTCGACAGCCTGATCGAGACCACGGGCAGCCAACCGGACCTGCTGGTCACGCCCGAGCTGTCGCTCTGGGGTTACCCACCAAGAGATCTGCTGTTCAGCCCCACTCACCTGCAACGGCAACGGGAGGCCCTCGACGCTCTCCGCAGTGGTCTTGCCGACCGTCAGTCAGACATCGCTCTGCTGGTGGGAATCGCTGATCCAGCAGACGACGCCTTGCATCCTGCGCTGTTCAACGCCATCACCCTCGTGCAAGTCGGTGGCGATCACGTGGTGGCCCGTAAGCAACTTCTTCCCAGCTACGACGTCTTTGACGAAACGCGTTATTTCAGGCCGAGCCATGGAGCTGGGCAGATCACACTCAGCAGCGGAGACCGCAACTGGCGACTGGGGATCACCATCTGCGAAGACCTGTGGGTCGACCAAGAACTGCATGGCCGTCGTCTGGTGGGACCAGACCCTGTGGCCGATCTGATCCCCTCAAGGATCGATGCGCTGATCAACTGCTCAGCCTCACCCTTTGGCCGCCGAAAGGCTGCTCTGCGGCGCCAGTTGGCGGCACGGGCGGCGCAGCGCCTCGGCTGCCCGGTGGTATACGTCAATCAGGTGGGAGGCAATGACGAACTGGTGTTCGACGGTGCCAGCTTCGTGATGGGCAACAACGACGAGACGCCGCTTCTGCAGCTTCCGGACTGCCGTGAAGCGATACAGATCTGGAATGCCGCAGACAGGGCCCCATCGACAATCACTGAATCAGCCACGACGCAGCGAACCCAGACTGAACAGCAGGAGATGGAAGCGCTGTTCCGCACTCTGGTGACTGGTGTGAAGGACTATGCCGGCAAATGTGGCTTCCAGAGAGTCCTGCTTGGCCTGAGCGGAGGCATCGACTCAGCGCTGGTGGCTGTGATCGCTGCCGCGGCCCTCGGATCCGATCAGGTGCAAACCCTGCTGATGCCGTCCCCCTGGAGTTCGGACGGCTCACTCAGAGATGCTCTCAAGCTTGCGGATCGACTGGGAATCGCCCACACCATTGTTCCCATCGAAAACCTGATGGACGGCTTCCAGGCGACCTTGACCCCTGCCCTGGAGAGCCTTCCATCAGGGGTGACAGCCGAAAATCTGCAGTCACGCATCCGCGGCACTCTGCTGATGGCCATGGCCAATCAGCAGGGACAGCTGCTGCTGACCACGGGGAACAAATCAGAACTCGCGGTGGGCTACTGCACCCTCTATGGCGACATGAACGGCGGCCTGGCCGTGATCGGTGATCTGTACAAATCAACCGTGTTTGCGTTGTGCCATTGGATCGACAGCAGCGAGGCAAGCTTGTGCCGCAAGGAACTGGCCCTACCGGCCGAGGGAGAGCTGATCGGCAGCGCAATCCTCGAGAAACCTCCCAGTGCCGAACTGCGTCCAGACCAGAAAGACAGTGACTCACTCCCCGACTACGACCGGCTTGACCCCCTGCTGATCGACATGATCGAACACCGCCTCAGCGGGCAGGAGCTGACGGCTGCTGGCCACGATCCTGAGGAGGTGCAACGGATCGAGAACCTATTCAGGAGGGCTGAGTTCAAACGGAGACAGGCAGCGCCGTTGCTGAAGGTGAGTGCTCAGGCGTTCGGCAGTGGCTGGCGGCTGCCGATCGCCGCCGTCTGA
- a CDS encoding nicotinate-nucleotide adenylyltransferase — MATKARAEIALLGTSADPPTVGHQALLEGLLTQFDRVATWASDNPMKHHDADLEQRCDLLKTLVESIASPRLQLAQELSSPFAVTTLERASERWPDHRLCFVVGSDLAQQIPSWKESQRMLQQCNLSIVPREGWPLELCTLQTLRQMGAAARVLPLGIPAAASSQVKQKQKRQQVPECLWPLLLKHNLYGFNAANS; from the coding sequence ATGGCGACAAAAGCCAGAGCTGAGATTGCCTTGCTCGGGACCAGTGCCGACCCTCCGACCGTGGGCCATCAGGCACTGCTGGAAGGACTGTTAACCCAGTTTGACCGAGTCGCCACATGGGCCAGTGACAACCCGATGAAACACCATGACGCCGATCTTGAGCAGCGTTGTGACCTGCTGAAAACCCTGGTTGAATCGATCGCCAGTCCCAGGCTGCAACTGGCCCAGGAGCTGAGCAGCCCCTTTGCCGTCACCACACTGGAACGGGCTAGCGAACGTTGGCCTGACCACCGCCTCTGTTTTGTCGTGGGAAGCGATCTCGCTCAACAGATCCCATCATGGAAAGAGTCTCAGCGCATGTTGCAGCAATGCAATCTCAGCATCGTGCCCCGTGAGGGATGGCCCCTGGAGCTGTGCACTCTGCAGACCCTTCGCCAGATGGGAGCCGCTGCAAGGGTGCTGCCTCTGGGCATTCCCGCTGCTGCCAGTTCACAGGTGAAACAAAAGCAGAAACGACAGCAGGTGCCGGAATGCCTCTGGCCGCTGCTGCTGAAGCACAATCTTTATGGATTCAATGCCGCCAACTCCTGA